A region of Micromonospora chokoriensis DNA encodes the following proteins:
- a CDS encoding LacI family DNA-binding transcriptional regulator, which translates to MTKIDDVARLAGVSTATVSRALRGLPTVSAATRRRVLAAAEQLDYEVSPSASRLAGGRTGTVAVVVPRITRWFFSTIVEAVEEYLHQSGYDLLLYNLGGREQVRQRVLRTANLHKRVDAIMLVATPLRPADLTALAALELPGVTISSGSRVPNWPCVRIDDVAAARAATRHLIDLGHHRIAHISGDPDDELAFTTHLDRRRGYQAELRAAGLRPDPSLDVESTFTIDGGTRATAELLARGDPPTAIVAACDEMAMGAMTALRDAGLRVPQDVSVIGIDDHDLAGMLGLSTIAQPAAEQGRLAARMLLDPLEAKPPGPIPGQQNADCETSVILPTRLVVRESTAPPGAH; encoded by the coding sequence GTGACGAAGATTGATGATGTGGCCCGGCTGGCCGGCGTGTCCACGGCCACCGTCTCGCGGGCCCTGCGTGGGTTGCCGACGGTCTCGGCCGCCACCCGACGCCGGGTGCTCGCCGCCGCCGAGCAGCTCGACTACGAGGTGTCGCCGAGCGCGTCCAGGCTCGCCGGTGGCCGGACCGGCACCGTCGCCGTGGTGGTACCCCGGATCACCCGCTGGTTCTTCAGCACCATCGTGGAGGCGGTCGAGGAGTACCTCCACCAGTCCGGCTACGACCTGCTGCTCTACAACCTGGGTGGTCGGGAGCAGGTCCGCCAGCGGGTCCTGCGGACCGCCAACCTGCACAAGCGGGTGGACGCCATCATGCTGGTGGCCACCCCGCTGCGGCCGGCCGACCTGACCGCGCTGGCCGCCCTGGAACTACCCGGGGTGACCATCAGCTCGGGAAGCAGGGTGCCCAACTGGCCGTGCGTACGCATCGACGACGTGGCCGCCGCGCGGGCCGCCACCCGACACCTCATCGACCTCGGCCACCACCGGATCGCGCACATCTCCGGTGACCCGGACGACGAGTTGGCGTTCACCACCCACCTCGACCGCCGCCGCGGCTACCAGGCGGAGTTGCGGGCCGCCGGCCTGCGGCCCGATCCGAGCCTCGACGTCGAGTCCACCTTCACCATCGACGGCGGCACCCGGGCCACCGCCGAGTTGCTGGCCCGCGGTGACCCGCCGACCGCCATCGTCGCCGCGTGCGACGAGATGGCGATGGGCGCGATGACGGCGCTGCGCGACGCCGGACTGCGGGTGCCACAGGACGTCAGCGTCATCGGCATCGACGACCATGACCTGGCCGGCATGCTCGGGCTCAGCACCATCGCCCAGCCCGCCGCCGAGCAGGGCCGACTGGCGGCCCGGATGCTGCTCGACCCGCTCGAAGCCAAGCCCCCGGGGCCCATCCCGGGCCAGCAGAACGCCGACTGCGAGACATCGGTGATCCTGCCCACTCGACTGGTGGTGCGGGAGTCGACAGCACCACCCGGGGCACACTGA
- a CDS encoding carbohydrate ABC transporter permease, which produces MTTATPTVAAGTQKTAGTPSTTAGRVRKRLNSRTATLVSIVIAVVWTVPTFGLFISSLRPEDEIKTTGWWTAFTNPQFTLENYEQVLFGRSSSSGQLASYFINSLAITIPSVLFPLAFAALAAYALAWINFRGRDWLYIAIFALQIVPLQMALVPLLKFFSTGVSVGGITLMPAWDLVDEQKFAQVWFAHTCFALPFAVFLLHNFVSQLPGDLMEAARVDGATHPKIFRTIVLPLITPALAAFGIFQFLWVWNDLLVALIFAGGGNETAPLTVRLAEMAGTRGNEWQRLTAGAFVSIVVPLIVFLSLQRFFVRGLLAGSVKG; this is translated from the coding sequence ATGACCACCGCAACGCCCACCGTCGCCGCCGGCACACAGAAGACCGCCGGCACCCCGTCCACCACGGCCGGCCGGGTCCGCAAGCGGCTCAACAGCCGCACCGCGACGCTCGTCTCCATCGTCATCGCGGTGGTCTGGACCGTCCCGACCTTCGGGCTGTTCATCTCCTCCCTCCGGCCCGAGGACGAGATCAAGACGACCGGCTGGTGGACAGCGTTCACCAACCCGCAGTTCACGCTGGAGAACTACGAGCAGGTCCTCTTCGGACGCTCGTCGTCCTCCGGGCAGCTCGCCAGCTACTTCATCAACTCGCTGGCCATCACCATCCCGTCGGTGCTCTTCCCGCTCGCGTTCGCGGCCCTCGCCGCGTACGCGCTGGCATGGATCAACTTCCGCGGCCGGGACTGGCTCTACATCGCGATCTTCGCCCTGCAGATCGTCCCGTTGCAGATGGCCCTGGTGCCGTTGCTGAAGTTCTTCTCCACCGGTGTCAGCGTCGGCGGCATCACACTGATGCCGGCCTGGGACCTGGTCGACGAACAGAAGTTCGCCCAGGTGTGGTTCGCGCACACCTGCTTCGCGCTCCCGTTCGCCGTCTTCCTGCTGCACAACTTCGTCTCGCAACTGCCCGGGGACCTGATGGAGGCGGCCCGCGTCGACGGCGCCACCCACCCGAAGATCTTCCGGACCATCGTGCTGCCGCTGATCACCCCGGCGCTGGCGGCGTTCGGCATCTTCCAGTTCCTCTGGGTCTGGAACGACCTGCTGGTGGCGCTGATCTTCGCCGGTGGCGGCAACGAGACCGCCCCGCTCACCGTCCGGCTGGCCGAGATGGCCGGCACCCGGGGCAACGAGTGGCAGCGACTCACCGCCGGCGCGTTCGTCTCCATCGTCGTACCGCTCATCGTCTTCCTGTCCCTGCAGCGCTTCTTCGTGCGAGGTCTGCTCGCCGGCAGCGTCAAGGGCTGA
- a CDS encoding carbohydrate ABC transporter permease — translation MGFDFADEQPKLLMLMYGLVAFVVVVGGLLLLLDVVPAWFARRREAQLVAASASGAPLPRRTKPREGLFALFFLLPTLLLLLIGLVVPAIRTMLLSLMDGSSTNWVGLRNYGWMFSDDSIVRVLINTLVWVLLVPLVATGFGLLYAVMVDKARFEAVAKSLIFLPMAISFVGASIIWKFVYAYRGEGDQIGLLNQIVVSVGGEPKQWLLESPLNTLLLIVIMVWIQAGFAMVVLSAAIKAIPGDIVEAARLDGVSPWQMFWQITMPSIRPALIVVVVTLTIATLKVFDIVRTSTNGNYDTSVIASEMYNQAFRYGQNGQGSALAVFLFILVIPVVIYQIRNLRQQREG, via the coding sequence ATGGGGTTCGACTTCGCCGATGAGCAGCCGAAGCTCCTCATGCTGATGTACGGGCTGGTCGCCTTCGTGGTGGTGGTGGGCGGTCTGCTCCTGCTGCTCGACGTCGTGCCGGCCTGGTTCGCCCGGAGACGGGAGGCGCAGCTCGTCGCCGCCTCGGCGAGTGGGGCTCCGCTCCCCCGCCGGACCAAGCCGCGGGAGGGCCTCTTCGCCCTCTTCTTCCTGCTGCCGACGCTGTTACTGCTCCTCATCGGCCTGGTCGTGCCGGCCATCCGCACCATGCTGCTCTCCCTGATGGACGGGAGCAGCACCAACTGGGTGGGGCTGCGCAACTACGGCTGGATGTTCTCCGACGACTCGATCGTCCGAGTCCTGATCAACACCCTGGTCTGGGTGCTCCTCGTCCCCCTGGTCGCGACCGGCTTCGGCCTGCTCTACGCCGTGATGGTGGACAAGGCCCGGTTCGAGGCCGTGGCCAAGTCACTGATCTTCCTGCCGATGGCCATCTCCTTCGTCGGCGCCAGCATCATCTGGAAGTTCGTCTACGCCTACCGCGGTGAGGGCGACCAGATCGGTCTGCTCAACCAGATCGTGGTCAGCGTCGGTGGTGAGCCGAAGCAGTGGCTGCTCGAATCACCGCTGAACACGCTCCTGCTCATCGTCATCATGGTCTGGATCCAGGCCGGTTTCGCCATGGTGGTGCTGTCCGCCGCGATCAAGGCGATCCCCGGCGACATCGTGGAGGCCGCCCGCCTCGACGGGGTCAGCCCGTGGCAGATGTTCTGGCAGATCACCATGCCGAGCATCCGGCCGGCCCTGATCGTCGTGGTGGTGACCCTGACGATCGCCACGCTCAAGGTCTTCGATATCGTCCGGACCTCGACCAACGGCAACTACGACACCAGCGTGATCGCCAGCGAGATGTACAACCAGGCGTTCCGGTACGGCCAGAACGGGCAGGGTTCCGCACTGGCGGTCTTCCTGTTCATCCTGGTCATCCCGGTCGTGATCTACCAGATCCGCAACCTCCGTCAGCAGCGGGAGGGCTGA
- a CDS encoding ABC transporter substrate-binding protein: MAVFTRPRQAFVIAGVLGLAFSATACGTGDDKKSSNAGSAECAAYEKYEGHDGKKVSIYASIRDAEADLLERSWSQFTDCTGIEIAYEGSGEFEAQLPVRVDGGNAPDIAFVPQPGLVKRFADAGKLKSLSADTKALAEQNLPADWLKYGTVNGTLYGVPLGANVKSFVWYSPKTFKEKGWEPPTTWDQLIALSDKIAASGMKPWCVGVESGDATGWPATDWIEDVILRTQGPEVYDQWTTHAIPFNDPKIIDAVDRAGSILKNEKYVNGGFGGVKSITTTSFQEAGVPVTTGKCAMHRQASFYANQFPEGTKVAEDGDAFAFYFPAIDPAKGKPVLGAGEFVVAYADRPEVQAVQTYLASAEYVNSRAKLGNWVTANNKLDIANVASPIDKLSVQILQDKTGTFRFDGSDLMPAAVGAGTFWKGMVDWLNGKQTAPVLQGIETSWPK, encoded by the coding sequence ATGGCGGTCTTTACCAGACCACGCCAGGCCTTCGTGATCGCCGGCGTACTCGGGCTGGCGTTCAGCGCCACCGCCTGCGGCACCGGCGACGACAAGAAGAGCAGCAACGCGGGCTCCGCGGAGTGCGCGGCATACGAGAAGTACGAGGGTCACGACGGCAAGAAGGTCTCGATCTACGCGTCCATCCGCGACGCCGAGGCCGACCTGCTGGAGCGCTCCTGGTCGCAGTTCACCGACTGCACCGGCATCGAGATCGCGTACGAGGGCAGCGGCGAGTTCGAAGCGCAGCTCCCCGTCCGGGTCGACGGTGGCAACGCGCCCGACATCGCCTTCGTGCCGCAGCCCGGCCTCGTGAAGCGGTTCGCGGACGCCGGCAAGCTGAAGTCCCTGAGCGCCGACACCAAGGCCCTCGCCGAGCAGAACCTGCCGGCCGACTGGCTGAAGTACGGCACCGTCAACGGAACGCTCTACGGCGTGCCGCTCGGCGCCAACGTGAAGTCCTTCGTCTGGTACTCGCCGAAGACCTTCAAGGAGAAGGGCTGGGAGCCTCCGACCACCTGGGACCAGCTCATCGCCCTGAGCGACAAGATCGCCGCCAGCGGCATGAAGCCGTGGTGCGTGGGCGTCGAGTCCGGTGACGCCACCGGCTGGCCGGCCACCGACTGGATCGAGGACGTGATCCTGCGGACGCAGGGCCCCGAGGTCTACGACCAGTGGACCACCCACGCCATCCCGTTCAACGACCCGAAGATCATCGACGCGGTCGACCGCGCCGGCAGCATCCTCAAGAACGAGAAGTACGTCAACGGCGGCTTCGGCGGCGTCAAGAGCATCACCACCACCTCCTTCCAGGAGGCGGGCGTGCCGGTGACCACCGGCAAGTGCGCGATGCACCGGCAGGCGTCGTTCTACGCCAACCAGTTCCCCGAGGGCACCAAGGTCGCCGAGGACGGCGACGCGTTCGCCTTCTACTTCCCGGCCATCGACCCGGCCAAGGGCAAGCCGGTGCTCGGCGCGGGCGAGTTCGTCGTCGCGTACGCCGACCGTCCCGAGGTCCAGGCGGTGCAGACCTACCTCGCCTCCGCCGAGTACGTCAACAGCCGCGCGAAGCTCGGCAACTGGGTCACGGCGAACAACAAGCTGGACATCGCCAACGTGGCCAGCCCGATCGACAAGCTCTCCGTCCAGATCCTGCAGGACAAGACCGGCACCTTCCGCTTCGACGGATCCGACCTGATGCCGGCCGCCGTCGGCGCGGGAACGTTCTGGAAGGGCATGGTCGACTGGCTGAACGGCAAGCAGACCGCTCCGGTGCTCCAGGGCATCGAAACCAGCTGGCCTAAGTGA
- a CDS encoding M23 family metallopeptidase — MRKRWISLLVTGLLVGGVLTPASPALAAPTFKVPFPCGQSWSGQTRTGHSPAYAVDFNRTDDQGDPVVASAPGTVDRVTDLGGTSYGKYVRINHGGGYSTYYAHLSGFNVSVGQSVGYGKVIGWVGSTGGSTGPHLHYEQRLNGADIQVRFNGTLALYWGTKTYTSGNGCSSGSGNATVDTSGTPLTVRSGPGTGYASVGTVADGTRVTIACQTSGTTVTGTYGTSSIWDRIGSGRFIADAYVYTGHDGYIPGVPRC, encoded by the coding sequence ATGCGAAAGCGGTGGATCAGCCTGCTGGTGACGGGTCTGCTCGTCGGAGGCGTGTTGACGCCGGCGAGCCCGGCGCTGGCCGCACCGACCTTCAAGGTGCCGTTCCCGTGCGGCCAGTCCTGGTCCGGGCAGACCAGGACGGGCCACAGCCCGGCGTACGCCGTCGACTTCAACCGCACCGACGACCAGGGCGACCCGGTGGTCGCCAGCGCCCCCGGCACCGTCGACCGGGTGACCGACCTCGGCGGCACCAGTTACGGCAAATATGTCCGAATCAACCACGGGGGCGGTTACAGCACGTACTACGCGCACCTCAGCGGCTTCAACGTCTCGGTCGGCCAGAGCGTCGGCTACGGCAAGGTGATCGGCTGGGTCGGTAGCACCGGTGGCTCGACCGGCCCGCACCTGCACTACGAGCAGCGCCTCAACGGTGCCGACATCCAGGTGCGGTTCAACGGCACCCTGGCCCTGTACTGGGGCACCAAGACCTACACCAGTGGCAACGGGTGCTCCTCGGGCAGCGGCAACGCCACCGTCGACACCAGCGGAACCCCGCTGACCGTCCGCTCCGGCCCCGGCACCGGGTACGCCTCGGTGGGCACCGTTGCCGACGGCACCCGGGTGACCATCGCCTGCCAGACCAGTGGCACCACGGTCACCGGCACGTACGGCACCAGCTCGATCTGGGACCGGATCGGCTCCGGCAGGTTCATCGCCGACGCGTACGTGTACACCGGTCACGACGGCTACATCCCGGGCGTTCCCCGCTGCTGA
- a CDS encoding TspO/MBR family protein → MEISREAPTASGRRQWWVLAGFAAAVFVAAAIGGLGVQGTTDEYASLRQPDWAPPSWLFGPVWSLLYALIAVAGWLVWRRVGFSPALWAWTAQLVLNAIWTPLFFGAGQYGLAFAEIVLMWLAIGLTVVLFARVSRVAAALLLPYWAWVTFAAALNLSIWQLNS, encoded by the coding sequence ATGGAGATATCTCGGGAGGCTCCAACGGCCTCGGGCCGGCGACAGTGGTGGGTCCTGGCGGGCTTCGCGGCGGCCGTCTTCGTCGCGGCGGCGATCGGCGGGCTGGGCGTTCAGGGCACCACCGACGAGTACGCGAGCCTGCGGCAGCCCGACTGGGCACCGCCCTCGTGGCTGTTCGGCCCGGTCTGGTCACTGCTGTACGCCCTGATCGCGGTGGCTGGCTGGCTGGTGTGGCGGCGGGTGGGCTTCTCCCCCGCCCTCTGGGCGTGGACCGCCCAACTGGTGCTCAACGCCATCTGGACCCCGCTGTTCTTCGGCGCGGGACAGTACGGGCTGGCGTTCGCCGAGATCGTGCTGATGTGGTTGGCGATCGGCCTCACCGTGGTGCTGTTCGCCCGGGTGTCCCGGGTCGCGGCGGCCCTGCTGCTGCCCTACTGGGCCTGGGTCACCTTCGCCGCCGCGTTGAACCTGTCGATCTGGCAGCTGAACTCCTGA
- a CDS encoding GPGG-motif small membrane protein, with protein MELILWILAVVLVVAGILALFRRQILWGIVLIIVGLLVGPGGVSIFN; from the coding sequence ATGGAGCTGATTCTCTGGATTCTCGCAGTCGTACTCGTGGTCGCCGGCATCCTCGCGCTGTTCCGCCGGCAGATCCTGTGGGGCATCGTCCTCATCATTGTCGGGCTGTTGGTCGGCCCGGGTGGTGTCAGCATCTTCAATTGA
- a CDS encoding metallophosphoesterase family protein translates to MVIRIAAVGDVHLDEDVVGRFRPALEELPDCADVLLLAGDLTRHGTEAEARCVAEEFGGLAVPVVTVLGNHDHQCDQVPQVVKVLEDAGITVLEGNGVVLDCAGGRLGIAGVKGFGGGFAGRCASDFGEPEMKAFVRTTNESAESLGAALRSLDCDMLVALTHYSPVPDTLVGEPLEIYPFLGSYQLGQAIDSAPTALALHGHAHAGTERGTTPGGVRVRNVAHPVIKQAYSVFHVGDQLDTDQVSPIGQSGIQRSWS, encoded by the coding sequence ATGGTGATCCGGATCGCCGCCGTGGGCGACGTACATCTGGACGAGGACGTGGTCGGACGGTTCCGCCCCGCGCTGGAGGAGCTGCCGGACTGCGCCGACGTGCTGCTGCTGGCCGGTGACCTGACCCGGCACGGCACCGAGGCCGAGGCGCGCTGCGTGGCGGAGGAGTTCGGCGGCCTGGCGGTGCCGGTGGTGACCGTGCTCGGCAACCACGACCACCAGTGCGACCAGGTGCCGCAGGTGGTCAAGGTGCTGGAGGATGCGGGCATCACCGTGCTGGAGGGCAACGGCGTCGTGCTGGACTGCGCCGGCGGCCGGCTCGGCATCGCCGGTGTGAAGGGCTTCGGCGGCGGGTTCGCCGGGCGGTGCGCGAGCGACTTCGGCGAGCCGGAGATGAAGGCGTTCGTCCGGACCACCAACGAGAGCGCCGAGAGCCTCGGCGCGGCGCTCCGTTCGCTGGACTGCGACATGCTCGTCGCGCTCACCCACTACTCACCGGTACCGGACACGCTGGTCGGCGAACCGCTGGAGATCTACCCGTTCCTGGGGTCGTACCAGTTGGGGCAGGCGATCGACTCGGCCCCGACGGCGTTGGCCCTGCACGGGCACGCGCACGCCGGCACCGAGCGCGGCACGACCCCCGGTGGGGTACGCGTCCGCAACGTCGCGCACCCGGTGATCAAGCAGGCGTACAGCGTCTTCCACGTCGGCGATCAACTTGACACCGACCAGGTTTCCCCGATCGGCCAGTCGGGTATTCAGAGGTCATGGAGCTGA
- a CDS encoding BON domain-containing protein, with protein sequence MTHHRDIDAGPPDEYVEAEIQRLLAEDPAVAEQGITVVRREGAIVLNGEVESPHRREEILRRVSERFPDVPITSDIGVIRTHAPTEIEQLP encoded by the coding sequence GTGACCCACCATCGCGACATCGACGCCGGGCCACCGGACGAGTACGTCGAAGCGGAGATCCAACGGCTCCTCGCCGAGGACCCCGCCGTCGCCGAACAAGGGATCACCGTGGTCCGCCGGGAAGGCGCCATCGTGCTGAACGGCGAGGTGGAGAGCCCGCACCGGCGGGAGGAGATCCTGCGCCGGGTGTCCGAGCGTTTCCCGGACGTGCCGATCACCAGCGACATCGGTGTGATCCGCACGCACGCGCCCACGGAGATCGAGCAACTGCCCTGA
- a CDS encoding nucleotidyltransferase, which produces MAERGDESLVHTLKKVAAVLKQSEIPFALGGSFAVYAHGGHSSDHDVDFLIRETDVEQALDALVAAGFVAERPPEDWLVKVFDDGRMVDLIHRPIETPVTEETFADTVIRPVDAIHMPVLSATQLMVHKLLSFSQHYCDFARGLPLARSLREQIDWERVRKETQHSPYAEAFLVLLDRLEVVPGTGTTTGEGTS; this is translated from the coding sequence ATGGCTGAGCGCGGGGACGAGAGTCTGGTGCACACCCTGAAAAAGGTCGCCGCCGTGCTCAAGCAGTCCGAGATTCCGTTCGCCCTCGGCGGCAGCTTCGCCGTCTACGCCCACGGAGGTCACTCCAGCGATCACGACGTCGACTTCCTGATCCGGGAGACCGACGTGGAACAGGCGTTGGATGCCCTGGTGGCCGCCGGCTTCGTGGCCGAGCGCCCGCCGGAGGACTGGTTGGTCAAGGTCTTCGACGACGGCCGCATGGTGGACCTGATCCACCGGCCGATCGAGACGCCGGTGACCGAGGAGACGTTCGCCGACACGGTCATCCGGCCGGTGGACGCGATCCACATGCCGGTCCTGTCCGCCACCCAACTGATGGTGCACAAGCTGCTCAGCTTCTCCCAGCACTACTGCGACTTCGCCCGTGGCCTGCCGCTGGCCCGGTCGCTGCGGGAACAGATCGACTGGGAACGGGTACGCAAGGAGACGCAGCACTCGCCGTACGCCGAGGCGTTCCTCGTGCTGCTGGACCGGCTGGAGGTGGTGCCGGGCACCGGCACCACGACCGGAGAGGGGACATCGTGA
- a CDS encoding dTMP kinase, whose protein sequence is MARSSGTRRRRARLRTVALIGIDGSGKTTQAHRLADALTAAGRPATYRRNASGRRWLGRLAQRLGRPDAQRLVGRDGVLAVESVLRWLAIAVALISCLLTGRTAVMDRYSACQYASIRAHGGQRWERLARAGYRLFPTPQVTFLLAVDPAEAYRRIEERGTDHETMGWLTAADTAYRALPEYPSFVLVDAGRPAEEVSEQIQAHLETWLPPSSDQPRDVGPLATQARP, encoded by the coding sequence GTGGCCAGATCATCGGGGACGCGTCGACGCAGGGCCCGGCTGCGCACCGTCGCCCTGATCGGGATCGACGGCTCCGGCAAGACCACCCAGGCGCACCGACTGGCCGACGCGCTGACCGCGGCCGGCCGCCCGGCGACCTACCGGCGCAACGCCAGCGGGCGGCGATGGCTCGGCCGGCTCGCCCAGCGGCTCGGACGTCCCGACGCCCAGCGGCTCGTCGGACGCGACGGCGTACTGGCGGTGGAGTCCGTGCTGCGCTGGCTCGCGATCGCCGTCGCTCTGATCAGTTGCCTGCTCACCGGCCGGACAGCGGTGATGGACCGCTACTCGGCCTGCCAGTACGCGAGCATCCGCGCACACGGCGGGCAACGCTGGGAGCGGCTGGCGCGGGCCGGTTACCGGCTCTTCCCCACGCCACAGGTGACCTTCCTGCTGGCGGTGGACCCGGCGGAGGCGTACCGGCGGATCGAGGAACGCGGCACCGACCACGAGACGATGGGCTGGCTGACCGCCGCCGACACCGCCTACCGGGCCCTCCCCGAGTACCCGAGTTTCGTGCTCGTGGACGCGGGCCGCCCCGCCGAGGAGGTGAGCGAGCAGATCCAGGCGCACCTGGAGACCTGGCTGCCGCCCTCCTCCGACCAGCCGCGCGACGTGGGCCCGCTGGCGACTCAGGCCCGCCCGTAG
- a CDS encoding SDR family NAD(P)-dependent oxidoreductase, whose translation MVRGSVLVTGGSGGLGGAVVAAFVEAGWRVVVPEREARPGSAPAAGVVRLVADLSEPADVTRAIEVAAGEPTAPLRAVVNLVGGYASGGLVHETPVEVFERMLTVNLRPTYLVTQAALPHLMSSGAGAVVCVSARAAVAPFPGAAGYVTAKAAVLAFANAVAVEYRHRGVRCNTVLPSVIDTPANRAAQPDADHSRWVTPAEIAPVIRFLASAESAPTSGATVPVYGRA comes from the coding sequence ATGGTGCGGGGCAGTGTGTTGGTGACCGGGGGGAGCGGCGGGCTGGGCGGGGCGGTCGTCGCCGCGTTCGTCGAGGCGGGCTGGCGGGTGGTCGTACCGGAGCGGGAAGCCCGACCCGGGTCGGCGCCGGCGGCCGGTGTGGTCCGGCTGGTCGCGGACCTGAGTGAGCCGGCGGACGTGACGCGGGCGATCGAGGTCGCCGCCGGTGAACCGACGGCGCCGCTGCGCGCCGTGGTCAACCTGGTCGGCGGGTACGCCAGCGGTGGCCTGGTGCACGAGACGCCGGTCGAGGTCTTCGAGCGGATGCTCACCGTCAACCTGCGGCCGACCTACCTGGTCACCCAGGCCGCGCTGCCGCACCTGATGTCCAGCGGCGCGGGCGCGGTGGTCTGCGTCTCGGCCCGCGCGGCGGTCGCCCCGTTCCCGGGAGCAGCCGGCTACGTGACGGCCAAGGCGGCGGTGCTGGCCTTCGCCAACGCGGTGGCGGTGGAGTACCGGCACCGTGGGGTGCGCTGCAACACCGTGCTGCCCAGCGTCATCGACACCCCGGCCAACCGGGCCGCCCAGCCCGACGCCGACCACTCGCGCTGGGTGACGCCGGCGGAGATCGCCCCGGTGATCCGTTTCCTCGCGTCGGCGGAGTCCGCCCCGACCAGCGGAGCCACGGTGCCGGTCTACGGGCGGGCCTGA
- a CDS encoding NAD-dependent epimerase/dehydratase family protein: MRILILGGTRFLGRALARLAVEQGHEVTCAARGVSGAVPAGARLVPVDRDDPDALVPLAGDGFDAVVDVARQVSHARHALAALADHVGHWSFVSTISVYADNTTPDQTAVDAPVLAAAPPDVDGPVGPDHRWYGECKVSIEQAVRQRVGVDRSFICRAGLIVGVEDPSDRFPYWVRRLAAGGEILAPGRPTDSVQFVDVADLASWLLHAAGTRLGGTYDGVGPAMTRADFLAGVAAGLDVADPALTWVDQDFLASHDVREWSGERALPLWVRLPESGGLMTRDARPALAAGLAVRPLSDTVRATASWMAAQPDAVRQGGLDPADEAAVLREWQAVRDR; the protein is encoded by the coding sequence ATGCGGATTCTGATTCTCGGTGGCACCCGGTTCCTCGGTCGGGCTCTGGCCCGACTCGCCGTCGAGCAGGGGCACGAGGTGACCTGCGCCGCTCGTGGTGTGTCCGGCGCCGTTCCGGCCGGGGCCAGGTTGGTGCCGGTCGACCGGGACGACCCGGACGCGCTGGTGCCGCTCGCCGGCGACGGCTTCGACGCCGTGGTCGACGTGGCCCGTCAGGTCAGCCACGCGCGGCACGCGCTCGCCGCGCTCGCCGACCACGTCGGTCACTGGTCGTTCGTCTCGACGATCTCGGTGTACGCCGACAACACCACCCCGGACCAGACCGCTGTCGACGCGCCGGTGCTGGCAGCGGCCCCACCGGACGTGGACGGACCGGTCGGCCCGGACCACCGCTGGTACGGCGAGTGCAAGGTGAGTATCGAGCAGGCGGTTCGGCAGCGGGTGGGCGTCGACCGGTCGTTCATCTGCCGGGCGGGGCTGATCGTCGGCGTCGAGGACCCGAGCGACCGCTTCCCGTACTGGGTGCGGCGGCTGGCGGCCGGTGGGGAGATCCTCGCGCCCGGACGCCCGACCGACAGCGTGCAGTTCGTGGACGTCGCCGATCTGGCGAGCTGGCTGCTGCACGCCGCCGGCACCCGCCTCGGCGGCACGTACGACGGCGTCGGGCCGGCGATGACCCGGGCCGACTTCCTGGCCGGGGTGGCCGCCGGGCTGGACGTGGCCGACCCCGCCCTGACCTGGGTCGATCAGGACTTCCTGGCCTCCCACGACGTACGCGAGTGGTCGGGGGAGCGGGCCCTGCCGCTCTGGGTGCGACTGCCGGAGTCCGGTGGCCTGATGACCCGCGACGCTCGGCCGGCTCTGGCGGCGGGGTTGGCGGTCCGTCCGTTGTCCGACACCGTTCGGGCGACCGCGTCCTGGATGGCAGCACAGCCGGACGCCGTACGGCAGGGTGGTCTCGACCCGGCGGATGAGGCGGCGGTGCTGCGGGAGTGGCAGGCTGTGCGGGACCGGTGA